CCTCGATGGCTGCAAAAATGAATGCGCCCGAAAGATCGCCGAACAATTGGAAATCCCTTATGCTGTTTATTTGAATTTAGAAGCTGATGTCGGAATCGAAAAAATGGGCCCCTTTACCACGATGGATTATTCGGTCGAGGAGCTGAGAAAAGCAAGAGAGGCGGTTCAGAAGTTTATTGTCGATGCTGTGTGAGATTGCTTAGTCGCTGTGCTCCTCGCAATGACGTGGCGGCTGCGGTCATTGCGAGCGAAGCTA
This region of candidate division KSB1 bacterium genomic DNA includes:
- a CDS encoding putative zinc-binding protein; amino-acid sequence: MEQTLPKIGLLVCNSGSSNSGTLTGIVAYGMIKEFDGIGIFSLPALANRIPKQIALIKQVPRLIVLDGCKNECARKIAEQLEIPYAVYLNLEADVGIEKMGPFTTMDYSVEELRKAREAVQKFIVDAV